AGCCATATAAAACGATTGGCTTTGATAACTCGAGGATCTCTCAGAAATTCTGAAAGGTGGACAAGGaattaagaataaaaagaaaaaaatataaatttagcAGTGTCACACACTAATATtatgtgtgcatatatatatggttagactatttttttatgaataataaggtaaatatgaaagagacatgtattatatttatttctcaTGCAGATTTTTACGcgacaaatatttatatagagACCAAAAAGTTGGTTTAGCAGGACTTCCTAAATTTGTTATAAGTATCCCAATTTTGTTATGgcgaatattttttattttatctttttgtATGCTTAAATTGTTACATTTTAAGAAATCATCTATAtccattattaaatataaaagtatatCAAACTAGAGATACTGATACAACTCAACAAATATGTGTAATATATACGATTTTTAGATAACACAAACAAACGacaaaacaaatatgtGGAATAACATATCAAATATACTAATTAGCAAACAAACAAACAgctaaacaaataaaaaatatacataataaaaaattcaaataaataaagtacccatattaataataattaaaataatgtcAAGTGGAAAAATAGGGGGGTAGgcgataaaaaaaaaattgaaaacgGTTGCTCATATGCTAGGAAAGccacaataaaaaatttaaataatgctacgaaaaaaaaaaaaaaaaaaaaaaaaaaaaaatacaaaacaaataaaaattaacaaagattaataatattatagaaAAGTAAAACGTGATGAAATAAGAGAGGAAATATTTTCGATGAAGATACCTCAATAAATATACCTTTTTCTCAAAAGATGTGGGAAAACAATAGCAGATTGTTATGAATAATACGAAATAAATACGTCGGCAAATAAGAGAAACAAAAGTAGAGAAGTATATATGGGGGATTGAAAgtgaatataatttaaataaaaaatataaaccaagccaaatgaaaataagtttatcatttaataaaaaaaaaacggacGAAAACGAAAGAAAGGAGTCCAAACGAGAACAAAAAGGTGACGATAATTTTCAAGACaatgaaagaaataaaataaaagatgtTTTCCATTCTTCAAGTGATGAAGAAAGTTttgattttgaaaataatcataataaaaaaatagctgaaaaaaaaaaaaaagaaattgaaaatgaaataaaggaatatatttatgagtATGAAAATGTTTCAGTTCAggaagataaaaatgaaaaggacACAAAAAGCAGAGAAAAACCAAAAAAGGGAATACAATATTTAGGATACAAAGGCGAggaattaacaaaatatcataatgaaaataaaaatcacTACAGTAGTAACAAGgatgaatataaaaccTATGGACCATCTAAAGAAATTGATAgtgatattaaaaaaaaaacatatgtGCCATCTAAAGAAATTGATAGtgatgttaaaaaaaaaacatatggaccagattttaaaaaaacgaataCAAGCTCTTATAAAGATTATAAGaaagaacaaaattatgataaaaaaaaaaataaaaaaaatgatgatgatttaaatatagatgaaatttttgcaaaaaaggaaaataacaatagtaataataaatctaAATATATGGACGCTTTGATTAATAGTTCAAAAAGAAGAATGatggaaaaagaaatattaatacaaaAGAAACTTAAAATAGATACAGAAAAAGATAAAGTTTTTGTTActaatgcatataaaaaaaagatggCAGAACGTCAGCTAATTAAACAAGACattgaagaagaaaatgacCATGCAAAATCGAGTAACCAAACAAGTTtgaattttaatttattcttaaaaaatattaatgctccttcaaattataatagaaataatagactttataatgaaaatcaaaatttggatgatttttaatatttaaaaattatttatttttattgttaactatttatgttttaaaaaatgtaaacaAACAAGtgtgcaaaaaaaattaaagctTAAATGAATTAGGAACAAAATAAGTGCCATAACAAAATGTTCATGCACTTGTTGGAAATGTGAGAAATTCAACTTGGCTTGTTACCCATGAAgggatgaaaaaaaattttgaaaaaaattgcaaGTTGCTACTCTTTGTTTTCCttgtataaaattttgacGAGGATGTAATTTTTCCATGGCCCTATCCTATATCCTAGGGGTTGGATACGAACAACATCTCCGACTTTTGCTTCGCTTTTTTCATCATGCacccatattttttttgtatatctaaatgtttttttataccgAACAACGTACATATATCTGAAAAGGTTGACAATGAAAATGGGgtgtatatatgcacaaaaTGAATCGTGCTTATTTTCTCTGCACtgtttaacattttttgagtttcgttttattaatttttttaattttcttttttatttcttaccGATCACAAGCCACTCTTATGCTTTTGGGGTGCTTATCGTTTATTACATAACCAATCATTTCATTGTTAGCCAGATTGTTTTTAACAACTTGAAacggtaaaaaaaatgtgtagTAAATAAATGTGCAATAAGTAAATGcgtaataaatatgtatacgTATGTATAAATGGGATGAATGAATATGACTTACATGTCCTGAGATATCCAGCCGTTGCGCGTTGCCAAGCTTTGTAATGCCAATAAAGAGACGTAGCACTTAATCTGATCATACTGGTTtcattattacattttttgtctTAAATTGTTcgcaaaaataatagcaatCAATAGTAGTATATACTTAAACGTACTTAATGTTACATACACATGCAGGTGTAAGCGTGGCAAAACTGTATTTGTAGAAAACGAATTGTGTTTATATTAGTAGTCTTAATAGTAGATTGAATTCttaaaattatgtacaggcctaactatatatattatgcatagTGGTAGTGGCAACTTTgcaatttaaatgatattttttaataaaaaaacggattaataataaagtatattatttttaatgtgtGTCAATTTGTGATTCACATATTaataagtataaaaatgattaaatgttaaatattttatttttttttcaaaccTATTCTCTATCTAAACAATTCAACATTTTGGAAAATATGCTGAACATGCATAGAGagaaaaaaggaaaagtaTTATACCCACTAAGACGTtttgtaattatttaaaaaatttattaattaaataatctatatatagtaatatataataagccaatttttatgttaaaaaaaaaacatacatttatatagttcgaaatttatcatatatgaaattttttttttttttcaagtacaaatatttatgtgcATAAAATTTGgctataatgaaaataaaatatgtactaTAAGGGGCAATTTAGTataccattttttaatatttaaaatgttatgttatataaatattttttattttatataaaacctgtttatatgcatgtaaatatattttaaattttgttttataatcAGTTTATTAGCTTTATTTACAGTTAATTTAAAGGCATATCAaacattaataataattcagaTTTTcctcatatatttattataaacaaataaaagttACAAAAGCAAAAATGTTTTACCCTGGCATGTTTCGAGAAAAACCCAAGGAGATTATTTCAgataaatggaaaattattttaagaGTTTCAGGATTTCTGGCCTCATGCTATTTAATATGCTTTCATGGAGAATTATTTGACATACcggaaaataataagctATCATAATTGgttatgaaaatgaagTACGAGAGAATGGAGTAGTGCTGCCCATTTCTCATAATCCATTTTAGGATAATTTTGTGGGCGTTGGAAAAGGATAATGCTGACAcgtgtatatatttcaatGTCGGCATatcattttgtattttttttttcacctttcgtttatatttattatgttttccaatttttttacttatttggttgttttatttttatacccGAAAACACGAAAGCAAAATTGGCATTTCTACATAATCCTATTTGAGAATGTTATTTTgcaaacaatttttaaagttAAAAGTTTAAGCCTTTCATTAAGGGgcttattatatgtattactATCATCacatatatcaaaaaaaataaaaataaaaaaaacaaagaaaTGATAAACAATTGTAAACacaaacaaattttaatataaacaaatggCACATGACACTGTACATGAATTATGAATGTAGTGTGTGCAGGGGTTGTAAAATATCGAATAAGCTAGCAACAAGTAGTTGCATAATAAGTTACATGAGGTTGTAGCCGATTGGGCACCTGATGAATTTACATAAACTTGTAAGTACGTAAAcactgaaaaaaatattcatatatttctgAATAGCTATTTTTGGAAAGaatatcataatttaaatggTCATAGacatattttgaaatatttttatataaaactcGAGCTTGtgactttttatatttttctaaaaatgttataacaTCAAAATGTAAAGATCTtgaaattttcataaaataattatttttataatatctttgtaatgttttaattttttgaaaaataatattaaaagaataatatacatatgtaatTCTTGGGctattaaaaagttttaataaatttttatattttacataaaatccaactaaaaaaaaattttcttgatttaataattttttttcatcacataataataatggcttgattatatattgataaaaattaagagtaaaagtaaaaataaaattatttattaattttcttATTAATCTTTTTCTTAATTCTTGTATTGTAATACTaagttttttaaaaaattcaatatATCGATCTTTaagaaagaaataattacatatacaaaatagtTCTCTAGGAAAATCCACAACCTTTTCAACCAACTTtaattgtaataataaattataatccTCTACTATTAATTCAAATACTGGTTTTACTTCTGATTTATAAGAAACTAACTTATAGCATTCATCACAAAATAtgtgtgttttttttataaaaaaaaattcattgtTATTACTTTCCATTTCAAGTTCATCATTGAGAGATTCACCTTTCCCTTGACTatctatattatcaaaatcgTTAAAATAAtctaattttcttttttttggagTTGTAAATTCTTCATAAGTTTCATCAAACGGTATTATCACATCATAGTTATCTTCATCTTTTATAATGtcactatttttaaaagttgttttattattttccggagaattttttattgtactAGCTGATGGAGTTTGATTTATCGAAATGTTTTGATTTTTTgaattcaaatattttattaaaatttggtTAGACATTTCTAAGCTAATCTTTTcagaaaaaatacaatttgaTTTATGATCTACTTTGATATTACAAAACGAACAAATTGCATTTAAGcataattgaaaatatatatcaatcCATGGTATATcaataaaagaataatatttatcatcatatttatagataccaaaaatatcaaattgtattttattatttctatgacaaaaattatttatattaattttaaaaaaactatttttatattctttgtCTATGTCAATTATGGGATTGCGCATGTGCATATACATCCATATATGATTAAAGACATTTTCTGATTTGTTATCATTATcgatagtttttttttcgcttttcttcaaacaattttttatttcaagtAAATATTTCATCTGTTTTTTACTGACTTTAGTATGATCTATGTTAAtggttgaaaaaaaatttctaCAAAAATCGTTTTCATAACTATTCTTGGGACTTTGATCTAAatctttttcaaaaatattttcaaatggtaccttattttttatatttttttttttttttttttttttataaactgTGTTAAGGTTCGTATTTTGGCTATTTATCGTATCAAGGGTTTCAAAATAGTTATTAtcttcataattattattatcatcgAAATTGGGTAttgcattatatatttcatcatttggTGAATCATAATTGTgaataaatgaattatcatgtttgtttatattatcaaaggTGATACTTCCATATGTGGAGGCATCAGAATTAGTTTCAGTATCCGTATAATTACatgtttgtaaaaataaattatttaaattgcttgaaacattattttcatctatTTTGGTACTTACATTActgttcataatattttcaatttttatttctgaATTATTTATCTCATGCCTGTTATCAAATTTGATGTTTAATAAAGATAGGCATTCTcgcataaaatatacatttgtttttacattaatatttaatgctattatcaaattttgaatttcttgaatatttagaaactctgttatttttaatataacaaGTTCATTATCCAGCATATCCCTTATCCTCATTTTGCCGCATCAAGTTGGTACTACAAAATATgttgtaatatatttgatttttattatattttatttttcaattcCTCTTTACGAATGCATTATAAGTATTCGAAAATGTGATATACTGTATTCATAATACTTTCAAAAAGGGTTGTTTtcatttctatatttttaaataaatccCATATTCtcaattttgtttatagtttatttttcaaatttataattttctattttgGTATTCCAATTTCGCATagttttatcaaaatatatgcgTCGCTTTAtgattgtatttttttcccctccgtttttattaacatttatTACGTAGAATAAAATGCATAATAAAGGGAAATGGAATGGTACAAAAAAGGTCATACAAGCGAGTACTACTTAGTTTGTATATGCTTATgcttgtttatttttttgtttattttatttttttattttttgtgctGGCTACTTTCTTAAAATATCCCATCCTAtgcaataataattaatttggagaacttacaaaattaaaaatgtagaaAAAAGCATATTGAGGAATGCTTATGCTtaggaaaatattatttattttgctcCTACTTTTTTACTATCACTTTtttagtattattattttttttttttttttttttttttttttttttttatgcttGGAAAAATTGATACAGCCCTATGAAAAAAGGGAGAACAAAAAATCAGTAGaacatacataaaaaaaaatggatatgaACAGGAGCgaacaaattaaattattcttaattcttaaaaaaaaataataattaaaattgaataaattaaaaaaaattaaattaaaaaaaactaaataaaaaaaaactaaattaaaaaattgtattttttcaaaattgcgggaaaatgtatttatgcatattctGCTTTTTATTAGTGTTGTAGTTTGTAGTATTTTCAAaacgaattaaaaattgtataacaaatataagggcataattaataatctcaaaatacaaataatttataaaaaaaacaaaaaacaattaCTGTTTCTTCCAAGAAAAACAGTAGTGATATgatacaaaattatgaaaacaaaaattttatatgtcAACTTTACAAATGCAAACAAacacaaatataattattacataaCAACGGAAAGTCAAATTGTCTAAGCATAAGTATAGccatatttgtatatttccttttttcaaAGAAAAggcaaatttttaaatatttttttttgaagttCAAGGTATCCACCTTTCatattgtaaataaaaatttcttTTCCTTGCATATGGATGTTTTGTGCACTTTGATCAGTAGTAGATAAGtttgaattatttccatttttcaaaaatatgtcATTAAAAAGTTGTGTTACTTTCAATGAATCAATACCTCTTCTacaaataacaataataactatctttccttttttatctaaaatttttaatttatcaaaaatgttGTAAATGATCGTATCTGAATTATTAGATGAATTAGAATGAGCAACTTCAATAATGTCATCATAACTCCATTTGATTGCATCTTTAAGACCATATACATTAgaattgttatattttctaacaTCCAATATTACTAAATGGTTAGGagtgaaattaaaaaaagataatttattatttaatacatcaacaaaattataaatatctaTATCGTAATGCTTCCCATTTGAATTGTCTGCTTTTGTacataattcattttttgaaatatctGAATAATCACaattcataataaaattatataattcatcaTGATTGTAAATAGAgcatatacaatttttatttttataattcagATTAATTGTTTCAAAaggtttattatttgaaaaactATTATAACTTAAAAATGGTTTTAGTATTTTGTCTTTTAGGTTAGcagaaaattttattgcTTCATTAGCTTGTAATAATCCAATAATTCCTGTTACTGTTGAAAGTATTCCATTTTCATCACAATTTTGCATTTCTTGATggttattaaaattttttaaacatcTATAACAATTAGAATtgttatcatttaaattataaacatttaATTGCCCATATAAACCTAATGCACTACCAaatatcaatttttttttataaaaaagacataaatcatttattaaaaatcgTGTACTTATATTATCTGTACAatctattattatatcatagtgttttataatttctaatccttttattttatctaaaaaatatggataaCATACTATATTCAcattttcatcaaaatCATTTAAAGTCAATTTTGCTGATATAGCTTTATTTAAacctatatttttttttttatgaattatttGTCTATGTAAGTTTGATTTTTCTACTTTATCTCCATCTACTAATCCAATTTCAGCAAATCCAAATTTacttaaataaaaacatattggTGATCCTAATCCTCCTATTcctataattaaaatttttgttttaaatatttcttctaaagaatttgtatttatttcttgtatgttaatatatcttCCATGTTTTTCAACAGCAtctttatcaaaatttttgtaaaaaaactTTTCTTCAATTGTGTTTGCATCACTATCTTGTGTTAAAAATCGGAGAAAATAAGGAAATACCTTCTCCCccttttcatataatacatccttaattttttcatataaatgtatatatatattttttgtctctatccaatttataatatctttTAAGTAATACCCTAAGACTAGGCATGCACAACACCCTCCATATTTTCCATACGACAAGCGTGGCAAcatcataaaatttaagaCATGAATATGTTGCTACACTATATAGAATTATACAGTAGTGATCATGCAAATgtggaaatatattatgttacATAAAAGGTCTATATAACATTTCGAAGTATAATCATAATCTAGTAGGATTACAAATAGTGTTGAACATAATAAGCATAGGCAATCATGGGGTTATAACAGAAAGTGGAAATAATGTACTCATCCAATTTCTCTAACAATTcactattatataaaaaactatgaatagaaaaaataggtgatattaaaaaattacaaaaacaaggtatttattattgttattataaaataaagtataaaaaagaaaaaatacaaatcataattcatatatattatatgcaaaaatgttaatatgcatttttttaattatcgaattcatttgttttttggGCTACTACAAACAGGTAAGactaataaaattatttattctcCTTCCTCTTCATGAATTGCCAAACTTTCCAAATGTTAAGGAAAAGATAATCGAAAAAACgaatggaaaaaatgttttttatttatttgaagtATCCAGTTCATTCGTGACatatcaatatattttttacattgccattttaaaaaataataaaattatatggtCACGAGAATGCCCAAtttaagagaaaaaaatatatgaaaaaaaatttggaaaaaaGCTCGAAAAAaagtttgaaaaaaatttggaaaaagtttggaaaaaaaataaatgaacttttttaagaaagcataatatataaatggcAAAAAAACTAAATTGCATTTTCCAActttattgaaaaaaaaatatttatcataaaatGTGCTGATCTGTGTTTtataatgaattatatatagattGGTACAAAGtgaaatatgcatatataaaaaaaaataattaaaattgtaactctataatattatataaataaaataattataaaggGATGACCAAGGTGTAGACTTAGAGAATAAtgagaaatatatttacgaATACAAAAAAGAGGTTTCCCAATTTTCGCTACTTTTCATCATTGCCAAAAGCAAAGGTAggctaaaaaaaaaataaatgatatataaaaagctTGTTACTTTTGAAAATAGCTATGAGTGCTCATAAATATGTGATTGACGAAAGTTGAAAAGGCCAGACAGCTATGAATGACTGTAAAATTGGAACTACTGTATATGCATTTCCAAATATGTTATCAATTTGgttatacaaatttatcaatttttattaatttttttgtaggAACAAGTTAAAAAGACAATTTTGTACGACCTtcataaaaagaaaaatgcgatttttaaaattttcaacgGCTTTTATCTACCGGATGAATATAAAGATGACACATTAATAACTTCCCATCTACATACAAGATCTAAATGTTCAATTTTTGATTATACATATAGaccaatattaaaaataagtgGAGCAGATAAGATAGCATTTTTAGAAAAGTATATTGGAAGTGATATAAAAGGTTTATGGGAAAATGAATGTAGAATtagttttatattaaatgaaaatggaGGTATATTAGATGAGAtagtaattatattaaaaccAGAGCATTtattagtatatataaatattcaatgtaaagataaaatatataaatatctaaatgataaattattagaaaataaaaaacttgATGTTAAAATTGAAGAATATAATAGTCATAGTTCTATATGCTTACAAGGTTGTAAATCTACTGATGtattaaatgaattaataaatgatgataCAAATGTTGATGAGTTTAGTTTTATGTCTAGTAATGTatgtaaattaaataatgtagATGATTGTTTATTAAATAGATATACATGTACAGGTGAAGATGGTTATGATATACTTATACCTA
This genomic interval from Plasmodium chabaudi chabaudi strain AS genome assembly, chromosome: 11 contains the following:
- a CDS encoding ribosomal protein S17, putative → MIRLSATSLYWHYKAWQRATAGYLRTFVKNNLANNEMIGYVINDKHPKSIRVACDRYMYVVRYKKTFRYTKKIWVHDEKSEAKVGDVVRIQPLGYRIGPWKNYILVKILYKENKE
- a CDS encoding ubiquitin-activating enzyme, putative, whose product is MMLPRLSYGKYGGCCACLVLGYYLKDIINWIETKNIYIHLYEKIKDVLYEKGEKVFPYFLRFLTQDSDANTIEEKFFYKNFDKDAVEKHGRYINIQEINTNSLEEIFKTKILIIGIGGLGSPICFYLSKFGFAEIGLVDGDKVEKSNLHRQIIHKKKNIGLNKAISAKLTLNDFDENVNIVCYPYFLDKIKGLEIIKHYDIIIDCTDNISTRFLINDLCLFYKKKLIFGSALGLYGQLNVYNLNDNNSNCYRCLKNFNNHQEMQNCDENGILSTVTGIIGLLQANEAIKFSANLKDKILKPFLSYNSFSNNKPFETINLNYKNKNCICSIYNHDELYNFIMNCDYSDISKNELCTKADNSNGKHYDIDIYNFVDVLNNKLSFFNFTPNHLVILDVRKYNNSNVYGLKDAIKWSYDDIIEVAHSNSSNNSDTIIYNIFDKLKILDKKGKIVIIVICRRGIDSLKVTQLFNDIFLKNGNNSNLSTTDQSAQNIHMQGKEIFIYNMKGGYLELQKKIFKNLPFL
- a CDS encoding aminomethyltransferase, mitochondrial, putative produces the protein MRNIFTNTKKRFPNFRYFSSLPKAKEQVKKTILYDLHKKKNAIFKIFNGFYLPDEYKDDTLITSHLHTRSKCSIFDYTYRPILKISGADKIAFLEKYIGSDIKGLWENECRISFILNENGGILDEIVIILKPEHLLVYINIQCKDKIYKYLNDKLLENKKLDVKIEEYNSHSSICLQGCKSTDVLNELINDDTNVDEFSFMSSNVCKLNNVDDCLLNRYTCTGEDGYDILIPNKHVQAIYECILNNSLVKPGGLAVLNTLRLESGFSVYGKDINEKYTPIEANYQWVLGNRRLKELNFNGANIISDQIKNGTKIKRVGIMVNSNIVPKENSKIYLNEKNKENDIGYITSSCFSPMLQKPIAMGYVHTNHSAVNNVVKVECLDKLEEAQITKMPFVPLSV